A single Desulfovibrio porci DNA region contains:
- a CDS encoding DUF2156 domain-containing protein codes for MDKNFTPVSLDGSRDFYDLWQRTPRRSLDYTLPNLWGWQDYYGLEWCFDDNLCWIRQTRPRLVCWAPVGDWNAVDWSRVLPDSFSEAAHDFVRVPKELLHVWQRALPGLVDAEEDRGQWEYLYTQEDLATLPGKRFHKKKNHFNSYVKTYGEPDYRSLDDAMVEDVLAVQDDWCQWHECEDSPSLRAENEAINRVLSHWDRFSGLDGGSLYVDGQMVAFSVGEKLDDLSLGVHYEKGLNGFRGVYQTINREFARHAGEGFTYINRAQDLDEEGLRQAKMTYLPADFLRKYKARVRKA; via the coding sequence ATGGACAAGAACTTTACGCCGGTAAGCCTGGACGGCAGCCGCGATTTCTACGACCTCTGGCAGCGCACGCCGCGCCGCTCTCTGGACTATACCCTGCCCAACCTCTGGGGCTGGCAGGATTATTACGGCCTGGAATGGTGTTTTGACGACAACCTCTGCTGGATCCGCCAGACCCGCCCCCGTCTGGTCTGCTGGGCGCCGGTGGGCGACTGGAACGCCGTGGACTGGAGCCGCGTGCTGCCGGATTCCTTCAGCGAAGCCGCGCACGACTTTGTCCGCGTGCCCAAGGAACTGCTGCATGTCTGGCAACGGGCTCTGCCCGGTCTGGTGGACGCCGAGGAAGATCGCGGACAGTGGGAATACCTTTACACACAAGAGGACCTGGCCACCCTGCCCGGCAAACGCTTCCACAAAAAGAAGAATCATTTCAACAGCTATGTCAAAACCTACGGCGAGCCGGACTACCGTTCTCTGGACGACGCCATGGTGGAGGACGTGCTGGCCGTGCAGGACGACTGGTGCCAATGGCACGAATGCGAGGATTCCCCGTCGCTACGGGCGGAAAACGAGGCCATCAACCGAGTGCTTTCGCACTGGGACAGGTTCAGCGGCCTTGACGGCGGTTCGCTCTATGTGGACGGGCAGATGGTGGCCTTCAGCGTGGGTGAAAAGCTGGACGACCTGAGCCTGGGCGTGCACTACGAGAAAGGCCTCAACGGTTTCCGCGGCGTGTACCAGACCATCAACCGCGAATTCGCGCGGCACGCCGGCGAGGGCTTCACGTATATCAACCGTGCGCAGGATCTGGACGAGGAAGGCCTGCGCCAGGCCAAGATGACCTATCTGCCCGCGGACTTTCTGCGCAAATACAAAGCGCGCGTGCGCAAGGCCTGA
- a CDS encoding virulence RhuM family protein: MVEQDKNVPHLSQQSQFLIYQTEDGRVKIDVRFEDESVWLTQQMMADLFQTSRPNITIHINNIYEEGELQPEATRKEYLQVRQEGERSVQRKLEYYNLDMIISVGYRVKSHIATRFRIWATQQLREFIVKGFVLDDERLKNPDQPFDYFEELLRRIQDIRTSERRFYQKITDIYATSIDYDPTTEESITFFKTVQNKLHWAVTGMTAAELIHSRADSAKPYMGLTTWRGAKVRKQDVGIAKNYLNEKELLALNNLVEQYLLFAERQARLRKPMHMTDWIAKLDAFLTLNEGNILTHAGSISHELALAHAEQEYDKFHHHQLEAGKKESDFDKAVKALTDGKNETNR, translated from the coding sequence ATGGTAGAACAGGACAAAAACGTGCCCCACCTCTCCCAACAAAGCCAATTTCTGATTTACCAAACCGAAGACGGTCGGGTAAAAATCGATGTCCGCTTCGAGGACGAATCCGTCTGGCTCACGCAACAGATGATGGCTGACTTGTTCCAGACCAGCAGACCAAACATAACTATCCATATTAACAATATTTATGAAGAAGGCGAACTTCAGCCAGAGGCAACTCGTAAGGAATATTTACAGGTTCGCCAGGAGGGTGAGCGGAGCGTCCAACGTAAGCTGGAATACTACAATCTCGACATGATTATCTCTGTGGGTTACCGGGTCAAAAGCCATATTGCCACCCGCTTCCGCATATGGGCCACGCAGCAACTTCGGGAGTTCATCGTCAAAGGTTTTGTGCTGGACGACGAGCGCTTGAAAAACCCCGATCAGCCTTTTGACTATTTTGAAGAGCTACTCCGGCGCATTCAGGATATCCGAACCTCAGAACGCCGTTTTTACCAAAAAATCACAGACATTTACGCCACTAGTATTGATTACGATCCCACCACCGAAGAAAGCATTACTTTTTTCAAAACAGTTCAAAATAAGCTGCATTGGGCTGTAACCGGCATGACGGCGGCGGAACTCATCCACAGTCGGGCCGACAGCGCCAAACCATATATGGGACTGACCACATGGCGTGGAGCAAAGGTTCGGAAACAAGATGTGGGGATTGCCAAAAACTACCTGAATGAAAAAGAACTCTTGGCACTTAACAATCTGGTGGAGCAATATCTGCTCTTTGCCGAAAGACAGGCTCGTTTACGTAAACCTATGCACATGACCGACTGGATTGCCAAGCTGGACGCCTTTCTCACGCTCAACGAAGGCAACATCCTCACGCACGCCGGGAGCATTTCCCACGAGCTGGCCCTTGCCCATGCGGAACAGGAATATGACAAGTTTCATCATCATCAGCTTGAGGCCGGGAAAAAAGAAAGCGATTTTGATAAAGCCGTAAAGGCGTTAACTGACGGAAAAAATGAAACAAACAGATAG
- a CDS encoding DEAD/DEAH box helicase, with the protein MNQFHDILAKYRTFSFSERDKGDRFERLMQAFLQTVPWYEGKFRHVWLWREFPYKQNLGGKDTGIDLVAQTVEGDFWAIQCKCYDEKARIDKPAVDSFLATSSKQFINDQHQTTSFALRLWISTTNKWGTEAENAIRHQEPPVQRISLVDLESAPVDWDALEKGISGAQARQGRKSPRPHQEKAMAAFHEHFQTGDRGKLIMACGTGKTFTSLKIAENETGGKGLVLFLAPSIALVGQTLREWTAESSVPIFPICICSDPEVSKSKKKNDEDTDGYSVTDLAFPASTRVEDIVRQFGLAEKFHHDGLVVVFSTYQSIAVIARSQKEFKREFALIICDEAHRTTGVTLKDEEDSAFVKVHDNTFIQAKKRLYMTATPRLYAEENKKKAKEADAYLCSMDDVALYGPEVFRIGFGEAVDKSLLADYKVLVLTLSENQIPAALQTAVADKSKEIDTDDASKLIGCINALSKRMLVDEGLLKASDPSPMHKGVAFCQSIKVSKKITAVFNGFKDTYYDSLTQEERAEMVGVAAQHVDGSMTATTRDEKLAWLNAASADGNECRILTNVRCLSEGVDVPSLDAVMFLSARNSQIDVVQSVGRVMRIAPGKKFGYIIIPVLIPSNVSPEEALDDNKRFAVVWTVLNALRAHDDRFSATVNKIDLNRHKPAGGGSVLVGGIADGSGEDADSTEARGDGKAKPVQLPLPQIQELQNVIYARMVQKVGNKRYWEQWAADVAKIAQGYIERISRLIAVPGPHKAAFDEFLSGLRKNINPSVTPGEVVEMLAQHMITKPVFEALFENYSFVRNNPVSQALQGMVDLLEEQALEKDTVVLSRFYESVKLRVSGIDNAEGRQRIMVELYDKFFRTAFPLTVERLGIVYTPVELVDFINHSVADVLEANFGRSLSDENVHILDPFTGTGTFIARMVQSGLIERDALPRKYRQELHANEIVLLAYYIASINIENVYHDTMGDNTAYEPFNGICLTDTFQLGETDDVTWLYSPMLPQNSERVQAQQKVPIQVIIGNPPYSVGQKSANDNAPNQSYPKLEQRIAQTYVKFSNATQSKSVYDSYIKAFRWASDRLPKHQSGIIAFISNGYWLDSNAMDGFRKCLEKEFSAAYVFNLRGAIRGKIGETAKREGKNVFNIMTGVAITILVKNPAYTGKAFIHYHDIGDYLSREEKLAIIAKKRSVLSSDMDWQQLHPNVHGDWLNQRNDMFGSFIPLGDKYNKENKQTFFVPKFSMGIVTNRDAWCYNTSKVKLTENVKHTIAFYNSLVLSQKEKRPLPSISGKDISMTRAFQNDLAREREKAFHQSSIYTAIYRPFMKINCYFHPSINEMVYKMPSIFPTNEHKNIVICFPGVGGRWTDFTPIIVNELPDLHIHGDGAQCFPLYYYEKRSVYQPTLFDGDNTAQYTRKDGITNFILERCRESYGPKVTKEDIFYYVYGLLHSPDYQKAFAADLKKMLPRLPLVEKPTDFWAFSKAGRALAELHLNYEEQPPCPDVQVQGAASGKFRVEKMRFPDKTDKSVIEYNAWIKLSNIPLDAYDYVVNGRSAIEWIMERYQIKTDKASGITNDPNDWAAEHGKPRYILDLLLSIVTVSLETMKIVRGLPALSFVGQAATATPEDVVATRPKSHPQIFPHPGREAAIRQLLPYILQAQPGMAQDKAFQRAWLATFPDACATLLADKASAFNKAFAQSELGQWPFAQDDPVRVKNLWKSWQNNLGISITANTECFFSGDIRYPIQGIEAVIPFILEAGDNYDQGVDQLLAQERFQKASPKLQACFTMLAEAQEAIAA; encoded by the coding sequence ATGAACCAGTTCCACGACATCCTTGCCAAATATCGCACTTTTTCTTTTTCCGAACGTGATAAGGGCGACCGTTTTGAGCGCCTGATGCAGGCTTTTTTGCAAACTGTTCCGTGGTACGAGGGCAAGTTCCGGCATGTCTGGCTCTGGCGCGAGTTCCCGTACAAGCAAAATCTCGGCGGCAAGGATACGGGGATCGATCTTGTTGCCCAGACGGTGGAAGGCGATTTCTGGGCCATTCAGTGCAAATGCTATGACGAGAAAGCCAGAATCGACAAGCCCGCCGTGGACAGTTTTCTGGCCACTTCAAGCAAGCAGTTCATCAACGACCAGCACCAGACGACTTCGTTTGCCCTGCGGTTGTGGATTTCCACCACCAACAAATGGGGAACTGAGGCGGAAAACGCAATCCGGCATCAAGAACCACCAGTACAGCGCATAAGCCTTGTGGACCTTGAATCTGCCCCCGTGGACTGGGATGCGCTGGAAAAGGGCATCAGTGGGGCACAAGCCAGACAAGGCAGAAAAAGCCCCCGCCCGCATCAGGAAAAGGCCATGGCGGCCTTTCATGAGCATTTCCAGACCGGAGATCGCGGCAAGCTGATCATGGCCTGTGGCACGGGCAAAACATTCACCTCGCTGAAAATCGCGGAGAACGAGACCGGCGGCAAGGGATTGGTGCTGTTTCTGGCTCCGTCCATCGCGCTTGTGGGGCAGACGCTGCGGGAATGGACAGCGGAAAGTTCCGTGCCGATTTTCCCCATCTGCATCTGTTCCGATCCTGAAGTCAGCAAAAGCAAGAAAAAAAACGATGAGGACACGGACGGCTACAGCGTCACGGATTTGGCCTTTCCCGCGTCAACACGGGTGGAGGATATTGTTCGTCAATTCGGACTGGCCGAAAAATTTCATCATGATGGCTTGGTGGTCGTGTTTTCCACATACCAGTCCATTGCAGTTATAGCGCGTTCCCAGAAGGAATTTAAGCGGGAATTTGCCCTGATCATCTGTGATGAGGCGCACCGCACAACAGGCGTCACCTTGAAGGACGAGGAAGATTCCGCCTTTGTGAAGGTGCATGACAATACCTTTATTCAGGCAAAAAAACGCTTATATATGACTGCCACGCCGCGCCTGTATGCTGAGGAGAACAAGAAGAAAGCCAAGGAGGCCGACGCCTATCTTTGTTCCATGGATGACGTGGCCCTGTATGGCCCTGAAGTTTTCCGCATCGGTTTTGGCGAGGCGGTGGATAAAAGCCTGCTGGCGGATTACAAGGTGCTGGTGTTGACCTTGAGCGAGAATCAGATTCCCGCTGCACTCCAGACTGCCGTGGCGGACAAGAGCAAAGAGATTGACACGGACGATGCCAGCAAGCTCATTGGCTGCATCAACGCGCTCTCCAAGCGGATGCTTGTGGATGAGGGACTGTTGAAAGCCTCCGATCCCTCGCCCATGCACAAAGGTGTCGCCTTTTGCCAGAGCATCAAGGTTTCCAAAAAAATCACTGCGGTTTTCAATGGGTTCAAGGACACCTATTACGACAGTCTGACGCAGGAAGAACGGGCGGAAATGGTGGGCGTTGCCGCACAGCACGTTGACGGATCCATGACCGCCACCACACGCGACGAAAAACTGGCGTGGCTCAATGCCGCTTCCGCCGATGGCAACGAATGCCGCATTCTGACCAATGTGCGCTGTCTGTCCGAAGGTGTGGACGTGCCTTCACTGGACGCGGTTATGTTTCTTTCGGCCCGCAATTCGCAGATCGACGTGGTCCAGTCCGTGGGCCGCGTCATGCGCATCGCACCGGGGAAAAAATTCGGCTATATCATCATTCCTGTGTTGATTCCCTCCAATGTTTCCCCAGAGGAAGCGCTGGACGACAACAAACGCTTCGCCGTGGTCTGGACGGTACTGAACGCCTTGCGGGCGCATGACGACCGGTTCAGCGCCACCGTCAACAAAATTGATCTCAACCGCCACAAGCCTGCGGGCGGCGGCTCTGTACTGGTCGGCGGCATTGCCGATGGCTCTGGAGAGGATGCAGATAGCACAGAGGCGCGGGGGGACGGCAAGGCGAAGCCGGTTCAGCTTCCGCTGCCCCAGATACAGGAACTGCAAAACGTCATTTACGCCCGCATGGTGCAAAAAGTCGGCAATAAGCGCTATTGGGAGCAATGGGCGGCGGATGTGGCCAAAATTGCTCAGGGCTACATTGAGCGCATCAGCCGCCTGATTGCCGTGCCCGGACCGCACAAGGCCGCTTTTGACGAGTTTCTGTCCGGCCTGCGCAAGAATATCAATCCCTCCGTCACGCCCGGTGAAGTGGTGGAAATGCTGGCGCAGCACATGATCACCAAGCCGGTTTTTGAAGCCCTGTTTGAAAATTACTCGTTCGTGCGGAACAACCCCGTTTCCCAAGCGTTGCAGGGTATGGTTGACCTGCTGGAAGAACAGGCCCTTGAGAAAGACACGGTGGTGCTGTCGCGCTTCTATGAGTCCGTAAAGCTGCGCGTTTCCGGGATCGACAATGCCGAGGGACGGCAGCGCATCATGGTTGAGCTGTATGACAAATTTTTCCGCACGGCCTTTCCGCTGACGGTGGAAAGACTGGGCATCGTCTATACGCCCGTGGAACTTGTGGATTTCATCAACCATTCCGTGGCCGATGTGCTGGAAGCCAATTTTGGACGCTCCCTTTCTGATGAGAATGTGCATATCCTGGACCCTTTCACCGGTACGGGAACGTTCATCGCCCGTATGGTGCAGAGCGGGCTTATTGAACGGGACGCCCTACCGCGCAAATACCGTCAGGAACTGCACGCCAATGAAATTGTGCTGTTGGCTTATTACATCGCGTCTATCAACATTGAAAATGTCTACCATGACACGATGGGAGACAACACGGCCTATGAACCTTTCAACGGCATCTGCCTGACAGATACCTTCCAGCTTGGCGAAACTGATGACGTAACCTGGCTGTATTCCCCAATGTTGCCGCAAAACTCCGAGCGTGTGCAGGCGCAGCAGAAAGTCCCTATTCAGGTCATTATCGGCAACCCGCCGTACTCCGTGGGACAAAAATCCGCCAATGATAACGCGCCGAATCAGTCCTATCCGAAATTAGAACAACGCATTGCCCAAACCTATGTCAAATTTTCAAATGCGACACAAAGTAAAAGCGTCTATGATTCCTATATCAAGGCATTTCGCTGGGCCTCAGACAGATTGCCCAAGCATCAAAGCGGCATCATTGCCTTTATTTCCAACGGCTATTGGTTGGATTCCAATGCTATGGACGGCTTCCGCAAATGTCTGGAAAAGGAATTCAGCGCGGCCTACGTCTTCAACTTGCGTGGCGCAATACGCGGGAAAATAGGGGAGACCGCCAAGAGAGAAGGCAAAAATGTTTTCAACATTATGACCGGTGTTGCTATCACTATTCTGGTGAAAAATCCTGCCTATACGGGCAAGGCGTTTATTCACTATCACGATATTGGCGACTACCTAAGTCGGGAAGAGAAGCTCGCCATTATCGCAAAAAAACGCAGCGTACTCAGTTCCGACATGGATTGGCAGCAGCTCCATCCCAACGTACATGGTGACTGGCTGAATCAGCGGAATGATATGTTCGGTAGCTTTATTCCTTTGGGAGATAAGTATAACAAGGAAAATAAACAGACTTTTTTTGTGCCAAAATTTTCAATGGGTATTGTGACAAATAGAGACGCTTGGTGCTACAACACTTCAAAGGTAAAGCTGACCGAGAACGTCAAACATACTATTGCGTTTTATAACAGCCTTGTGCTGTCTCAAAAAGAAAAGCGTCCTTTGCCGTCTATATCTGGAAAAGACATCAGCATGACACGGGCTTTTCAAAATGATCTGGCAAGAGAACGTGAAAAAGCATTTCATCAAAGCTCTATTTATACGGCAATATATAGACCATTTATGAAAATCAACTGCTATTTTCATCCATCAATTAATGAGATGGTCTATAAAATGCCGTCGATTTTCCCGACGAATGAACATAAAAATATTGTTATTTGCTTTCCGGGAGTAGGTGGGCGCTGGACAGATTTTACACCGATTATTGTTAATGAACTTCCAGATTTACATATTCATGGGGATGGCGCGCAATGCTTCCCGCTCTACTATTACGAAAAACGCTCAGTCTATCAGCCAACGCTGTTTGACGGGGATAATACCGCGCAATACACTCGCAAGGACGGCATTACCAATTTCATTTTGGAGCGTTGCCGGGAAAGCTATGGCCCCAAGGTGACCAAGGAAGACATTTTTTACTACGTCTACGGTCTGCTGCATTCACCAGACTACCAGAAAGCCTTTGCGGCTGACTTGAAAAAGATGCTGCCGCGCCTGCCGCTGGTGGAAAAGCCGACCGATTTCTGGGCCTTCAGCAAAGCCGGACGCGCGCTGGCGGAATTGCATCTGAACTATGAAGAACAGCCGCCATGCCCGGATGTTCAGGTGCAAGGCGCGGCAAGCGGTAAATTCCGGGTGGAGAAGATGCGCTTCCCCGACAAAACGGACAAATCGGTCATTGAATACAACGCATGGATAAAACTCTCCAACATCCCGCTGGACGCCTACGACTATGTGGTCAACGGACGTTCCGCCATTGAATGGATTATGGAGCGCTACCAGATCAAAACCGACAAGGCCAGTGGCATCACCAACGACCCCAACGATTGGGCGGCTGAACACGGCAAGCCGAGGTACATTCTGGACTTGTTGTTAAGCATTGTGACGGTGAGTCTGGAGACGATGAAGATTGTGCGAGGGCTGCCTGCGCTTTCGTTCGTGGGGCAAGCCGCAACGGCTACACCGGAAGATGTTGTCGCCACCAGACCAAAATCACATCCGCAAATATTCCCCCACCCAGGACGCGAAGCGGCAATTCGTCAGTTGCTGCCCTACATTCTTCAAGCACAACCCGGTATGGCACAAGATAAAGCCTTCCAACGGGCATGGCTGGCTACCTTTCCCGATGCTTGCGCCACCTTGCTTGCGGACAAGGCCTCGGCTTTTAATAAGGCCTTTGCCCAGTCGGAATTGGGGCAATGGCCTTTCGCTCAAGATGACCCGGTTCGCGTAAAAAATCTTTGGAAGTCATGGCAAAATAACTTGGGAATTTCTATAACTGCCAACACAGAGTGTTTTTTCTCCGGCGATATTCGGTACCCCATTCAGGGAATAGAAGCCGTAATCCCCTTCATTCTGGAAGCAGGAGATAATTACGATCAAGGCGTTGACCAGCTTTTGGCACAAGAGCGCTTCCAGAAGGCTAGCCCAAAACTACAAGCCTGTTTTACCATGCTTGCGGAAGCCCAAGAAGCCATAGCCGCATGA